Proteins encoded by one window of Oscillospiraceae bacterium:
- the rpmE gene encoding 50S ribosomal protein L31 yields MKEKIHPKYEKTTIRCACGEEIEVGSTKKDMRLDICSKCHPFFTGKQKLVDSGGRVDKFNKRFNLEQK; encoded by the coding sequence ATGAAGGAAAAGATTCATCCGAAATACGAGAAGACAACAATCAGATGCGCCTGTGGTGAGGAGATCGAAGTGGGCTCTACCAAAAAGGATATGCGTCTTGATATCTGCTCAAAATGCCATCCGTTTTTTACGGGCAAACAGAAGCTGGTCGACAGCGGCGGACGCGTTGATAAGTTCAACAAGAGATTCAATCTCGAACAGAAGTAA